A stretch of Halostagnicola kamekurae DNA encodes these proteins:
- a CDS encoding metallophosphoesterase family protein yields MDRPHSGQLLARLERPTTPTPTTLAVLSDVHLATDAAGTWKVFHRTERHLQAAVSGVNDRQIDGVVVAGDLSRDGTPEQFDRFDELAEFDPPMVAVPGNHDLPTAFDDHRSASIASFEERYTPGGLPFRIRFGGLEVIGLNSHAAAPDAPAKTWDGQVSAEQLMWLDETLADSDVDATIVTVHHNLPATGDLYERYRAELPVGGTVPGFSNPEPLVELLASYDVPLVVTGHLHFPAIERTGGVRELTVPAVSSFPHSMLLLEIDARGTVVRSVPLTDGDGMVESIAHGYEKDRVLLSAAQQATFPLVDELESAHDAERDPQPTDRVDHS; encoded by the coding sequence ATGGATCGACCCCACTCCGGCCAACTGCTTGCACGCCTCGAGCGACCGACGACGCCGACGCCGACGACGCTGGCCGTTCTCTCCGACGTTCACCTCGCGACGGACGCCGCCGGCACGTGGAAGGTGTTCCACCGAACGGAGCGTCACCTTCAAGCCGCGGTTTCTGGGGTGAACGACCGACAAATCGACGGCGTGGTCGTCGCGGGCGATCTCTCGCGCGACGGCACGCCCGAACAGTTCGACCGGTTCGACGAACTCGCCGAGTTCGACCCACCGATGGTCGCGGTGCCCGGCAACCACGACCTGCCGACGGCGTTCGACGATCACCGGTCGGCGTCGATCGCTTCCTTCGAGGAGCGATACACGCCCGGCGGACTGCCGTTTCGAATCCGATTCGGCGGGCTCGAGGTGATCGGACTCAACAGCCACGCCGCCGCCCCGGACGCTCCCGCGAAGACCTGGGACGGACAGGTCAGCGCCGAGCAGCTGATGTGGCTCGACGAGACGCTGGCCGACAGCGACGTCGACGCGACGATCGTCACCGTCCACCACAACCTCCCGGCGACGGGCGACCTGTACGAGCGCTACCGTGCCGAGTTGCCGGTCGGCGGCACGGTTCCCGGCTTTTCGAACCCGGAGCCGCTGGTCGAACTGCTCGCGTCCTACGACGTCCCGCTGGTGGTCACCGGCCACCTGCACTTCCCGGCCATCGAGCGGACCGGCGGCGTGCGCGAACTCACGGTGCCCGCGGTCTCGTCGTTCCCCCATTCTATGCTGCTCCTCGAGATAGACGCGCGCGGAACGGTCGTTCGTTCCGTTCCGCTGACCGACGGCGACGGGATGGTCGAATCGATCGCCCACGGCTACGAAAAGGACCGCGTCCTGCTGTCGGCCGCCCAGCAGGCGACGTTTCCGCTCGTCGACGAACTCGAGTCGGCGCACGACGCCGAGCGGGACCCGCAGCCGACGGATCGCGTGGATCACTCGTAG
- a CDS encoding S1C family serine protease: MRNQRTTRRTVLGLVGSAVATGSVASLSGAAQDDGGSSSGQDSNQQPTDGADATEESPYTALYEQTRDGLVLVRVSGDEQGGGIGSGFVYEDEYIVTNEHVVATADELDVQFVEEDWRSASVVGTDPYSDLAVLEPEGLPEYAESLTVADTIPEIGRQVVALGNPLGLDASVSHGIVSGVNRSLPSPTGVTIPAAIQTDAPVNPGNSGGPLVTLEGADVVGVVSAGAGPGLNIGLAISAALLERVGPALIEDGTYEHPFLGVSVVPLSPRIAQANDIDEPGGVLVVETVPDSPADGVLEAADGTTVVDGEAVPVGGDVIVELAGEAVPNQDALSARLALETSPGETIDITVVRDGERIELEVTLAARDDS, encoded by the coding sequence ATGCGGAACCAACGAACGACGCGGCGGACGGTGTTGGGACTGGTCGGCAGCGCGGTCGCGACCGGGAGCGTCGCCAGCCTGAGCGGTGCCGCTCAGGACGACGGCGGATCCTCGAGCGGCCAGGACAGTAATCAACAACCGACCGACGGAGCGGACGCGACCGAAGAAAGCCCGTACACGGCGCTCTACGAGCAGACGAGAGACGGGTTAGTGCTGGTCCGGGTTTCGGGAGACGAGCAGGGGGGCGGTATCGGGTCCGGGTTCGTTTACGAGGACGAGTATATCGTGACGAACGAGCACGTCGTCGCCACCGCCGACGAGCTTGACGTGCAGTTCGTCGAGGAGGACTGGCGCTCGGCGAGCGTCGTCGGAACCGACCCCTACAGCGACCTCGCGGTGCTCGAGCCCGAGGGGTTGCCCGAGTACGCCGAGAGCTTGACTGTGGCCGACACGATCCCCGAGATCGGACGGCAAGTGGTCGCGCTCGGCAATCCGCTCGGTCTCGACGCCTCGGTCTCCCACGGCATCGTCAGCGGCGTCAATCGATCGCTTCCGAGCCCCACGGGGGTTACCATCCCCGCAGCGATCCAGACGGACGCGCCGGTCAATCCGGGGAACAGCGGCGGCCCGCTCGTCACGCTCGAGGGAGCGGACGTCGTCGGCGTCGTCTCGGCGGGGGCCGGACCCGGGCTGAACATCGGCCTCGCGATTTCGGCGGCGCTCCTCGAGCGGGTCGGTCCCGCGCTGATCGAGGACGGCACCTACGAACACCCGTTCCTCGGAGTCAGCGTCGTTCCGCTGTCGCCGCGAATCGCTCAGGCCAACGACATCGACGAACCGGGCGGCGTCCTCGTCGTCGAAACGGTGCCGGACTCTCCCGCCGACGGCGTTCTCGAGGCCGCGGACGGAACGACAGTCGTCGACGGCGAGGCCGTTCCCGTCGGCGGCGACGTCATCGTCGAGCTAGCGGGCGAGGCGGTCCCGAACCAGGACGCCCTCTCCGCGCGGCTCGCGCTCGAGACGTCACCCGGCGAAACGATCGACATTACGGTCGTTCGAGACGGCGAGCGGATCGAACTCGAGGTGACGCTCGCGGCTCGAGACGACTCGTGA
- a CDS encoding universal stress protein, whose amino-acid sequence MSQPPATSPVLVAVGDPSHVEQLVRTAGDLARVAGRVVRIVSVTVKPPSSPFSLYTDETIVEEYPGNSREILERALEVAPDDVAVESEVVVARSAVDGITTAVAESEASALVVGWRDRRGRTDAVLGTTVDQLLERVSCDLYVERIGHEADGVDSILLPVAGGPHVEPACRVAAAIAAPNDATVSVLSVAPTDHGSGSAREYVAEAELALENAGGSTVRIESKVERGAAETDPADAIVDRAAAHDVLVFGATRQGALHRRLVGSIPRAVVRRTDRTIILCRAGDAVAGPILRQLRGLLSPS is encoded by the coding sequence ATGTCCCAGCCACCAGCGACCAGTCCGGTTCTCGTCGCGGTTGGTGACCCGTCGCACGTCGAGCAACTGGTCCGGACGGCTGGCGATCTCGCCAGAGTCGCGGGCCGCGTCGTCAGGATCGTTTCGGTCACCGTCAAACCGCCCAGTTCGCCGTTCTCGCTGTACACCGACGAGACGATCGTCGAGGAGTATCCCGGGAACAGCCGGGAGATCCTCGAGCGGGCGCTCGAGGTCGCGCCCGACGACGTGGCGGTCGAAAGCGAGGTGGTCGTGGCTCGCTCGGCCGTCGACGGGATCACCACCGCGGTCGCGGAGTCGGAGGCGAGCGCGCTCGTCGTCGGGTGGCGAGACCGCCGCGGTCGGACGGACGCCGTGCTCGGGACGACGGTCGATCAGCTGTTAGAGCGCGTCTCGTGTGATCTGTACGTCGAACGGATCGGCCACGAGGCCGACGGCGTCGACTCGATTCTCCTGCCGGTTGCGGGCGGCCCGCACGTCGAACCGGCCTGTAGAGTGGCGGCCGCCATCGCAGCGCCGAACGATGCGACCGTCTCCGTGCTCTCGGTCGCGCCGACGGACCACGGATCGGGGTCCGCTCGAGAGTACGTCGCCGAGGCGGAACTCGCGCTCGAGAACGCTGGCGGGTCGACCGTTCGAATCGAATCGAAGGTCGAACGGGGGGCGGCGGAAACGGATCCCGCGGACGCGATCGTCGACCGGGCGGCGGCTCACGACGTCCTCGTGTTCGGTGCGACTCGACAGGGCGCGCTCCACCGTCGTCTCGTGGGATCGATCCCGCGGGCGGTCGTCCGACGAACCGATCGGACGATCATCCTCTGTCGGGCCGGCGACGCGGTCGCGGGGCCGATCCTCCGACAGCTCAGGGGGCTCCTGTCGCCGTCGTAA
- a CDS encoding DUF7114 family protein: MDRADNCRRAARDAVSDVEPPRLYDFVEETLEDASMLPGVFTLESARELEPENDLEGLDRHAAGVQLIYEGLRLTRTLAHEDPWAQRDGEEGEGGDLEILAADILVARGFYLLARTDAAGKAVRTVQEFGRNETRAAADGDGDTVGSLERDVLELAALAGASAVGTTPTPALLETATEIADAAGSTFPPVADVFPTRDLEPADATPEDGHSVDRATSATDS; the protein is encoded by the coding sequence ATGGATAGGGCCGACAACTGTCGGCGTGCCGCCCGCGATGCAGTCTCGGACGTCGAGCCACCACGGTTGTACGATTTCGTCGAAGAGACGCTCGAAGACGCGTCGATGCTCCCCGGCGTTTTCACGCTCGAGAGCGCCCGCGAACTCGAGCCGGAGAACGACCTCGAGGGGCTCGACCGCCACGCCGCCGGCGTCCAGTTGATCTACGAGGGACTCCGGCTGACGCGAACGCTCGCCCACGAGGATCCGTGGGCCCAACGCGACGGCGAGGAGGGCGAGGGCGGCGACCTCGAGATACTCGCCGCCGACATTCTCGTCGCCCGCGGGTTCTACCTGCTCGCGCGCACCGACGCCGCCGGCAAAGCCGTCAGAACCGTCCAGGAGTTCGGCCGGAACGAGACCAGAGCGGCCGCGGACGGCGACGGCGACACCGTTGGCTCGCTCGAGCGAGACGTCCTCGAACTCGCGGCGCTGGCCGGCGCGTCCGCCGTCGGAACGACGCCCACGCCGGCGCTGCTCGAGACCGCGACGGAGATCGCCGACGCTGCGGGGTCGACGTTCCCACCCGTCGCGGACGTGTTCCCGACACGCGACCTCGAGCCCGCCGATGCGACCCCCGAGGACGGCCACAGCGTCGATCGGGCGACCTCGGCGACGGATTCGTAG
- a CDS encoding enoyl-CoA hydratase/isomerase family protein produces MIRSESDGQIRRVTFDRPDARNALTTDALEDLESAIKAAEEPVIYLEGAGPAFCAGADLSAVADLDRERAVAFARRGQRVARTLEDAESVVVAGIDGPVRGGGLELALACDVRVGTPAATLGEPGVTFGLFGAWGGTVRLPRVLGEGDALEFALSGRVLDAEEARRVGLLSRIEADPWTVAEELAANAPDALAVLKRRIRDDRERAAQERAEAEAFGDLLEAHAADVRALLEE; encoded by the coding sequence ATGATTCGCTCCGAATCCGACGGACAGATCCGGCGTGTGACCTTCGACAGGCCGGACGCGCGCAACGCGTTGACGACCGACGCGCTCGAGGACCTCGAGTCAGCGATCAAAGCCGCCGAGGAACCGGTTATCTACCTCGAGGGGGCGGGTCCCGCGTTCTGTGCGGGCGCCGATCTCTCGGCCGTCGCCGACCTCGACCGCGAGCGGGCGGTGGCGTTCGCCCGCCGGGGCCAGCGCGTCGCCCGAACCCTCGAGGACGCCGAAAGCGTCGTCGTCGCGGGGATCGATGGCCCCGTTCGGGGCGGCGGCCTCGAGCTGGCGCTCGCCTGTGACGTCCGCGTCGGGACGCCGGCGGCGACGCTGGGGGAACCCGGCGTCACGTTCGGACTGTTCGGCGCCTGGGGCGGGACCGTTCGACTCCCACGAGTTCTCGGCGAGGGCGACGCCCTCGAGTTCGCGCTCTCGGGGCGCGTACTCGACGCCGAAGAGGCCCGTCGGGTCGGCCTGCTCTCTCGCATCGAGGCTGATCCGTGGACCGTCGCCGAGGAACTGGCCGCCAACGCTCCCGACGCGCTCGCCGTCCTCAAGCGCCGGATTCGCGACGACCGCGAGCGAGCGGCCCAGGAGCGGGCGGAAGCCGAGGCGTTCGGCGACTTGCTCGAGGCCCACGCGGCGGACGTCCGAGCGCTACTCGAGGAGTAA